One genomic segment of Pandoraea sputorum includes these proteins:
- the ydiK gene encoding AI-2E family transporter YdiK, with amino-acid sequence MLNSTPSELARNLLIVLVLGLLIVGTLWVLLPFLPAFIWAVTIVASTWPLLIGLQRRLWGKRWLATTIMIVGMLIIVVAPLSAAIGTLIGHASDISDQVHSFGQKGLPMPPEWLARIPVVGQRASEEWQSLAVAGPGGLVSKVQPYAVKAASWGFSKLGSIGLLVVHLGLTLIISGILFMQGERAARALIRIARRLGGDRGEESVRLAGMSIRAVALGIVVTAVTQSLLGGLGLWLTGVPLPGFLTALMLVLCIAQIGPFPVLLSSVAWLYWQDSPTLATLLLVLSIFIGMLDNVMRPMLIRRGADLPMTLILAGVLGGMLTLGIVGLFVGPVILAVTYTLLMAWINEGLNRPATAPSGAPLASHADEKVLPESTPDAAPKALSTAAPDVKKPR; translated from the coding sequence ATGCTTAATTCCACGCCGAGCGAACTCGCTCGTAACCTGCTGATCGTGCTGGTCCTGGGACTGCTGATCGTCGGCACTTTATGGGTGTTACTGCCGTTCCTGCCCGCCTTCATCTGGGCCGTGACGATCGTCGCCTCGACCTGGCCGTTGCTCATCGGTCTGCAGCGTCGCCTGTGGGGCAAGCGGTGGCTTGCCACGACCATCATGATCGTCGGGATGCTGATTATCGTGGTGGCACCGCTCTCGGCAGCGATCGGCACGCTGATCGGGCACGCTTCGGACATCAGCGATCAGGTGCATTCCTTCGGCCAGAAAGGACTCCCCATGCCCCCCGAGTGGCTCGCGCGCATTCCGGTGGTCGGCCAGCGGGCCAGCGAAGAATGGCAGTCGCTTGCGGTCGCCGGTCCCGGTGGTCTGGTCTCCAAGGTTCAGCCGTATGCCGTCAAAGCGGCGTCGTGGGGGTTTTCCAAGCTGGGGTCCATCGGCTTGCTGGTAGTCCACCTCGGCCTCACGCTGATCATCTCCGGCATTCTTTTCATGCAGGGCGAACGTGCCGCACGCGCACTGATTCGCATTGCGCGACGCCTCGGCGGGGATCGCGGCGAAGAGTCGGTGAGGCTTGCAGGTATGTCGATCCGCGCGGTTGCGCTTGGCATCGTGGTGACGGCCGTCACACAGTCGTTGCTCGGCGGACTAGGCCTGTGGCTCACCGGCGTGCCGCTGCCGGGTTTCCTGACGGCGCTGATGCTGGTGCTGTGTATCGCCCAGATCGGGCCGTTCCCGGTACTGCTCTCGAGCGTGGCATGGCTCTACTGGCAAGACAGCCCGACGCTCGCCACGTTGCTGCTGGTGCTGTCGATCTTCATCGGCATGCTCGATAACGTCATGCGACCGATGCTCATTCGCCGAGGTGCCGATCTGCCGATGACGCTGATTCTCGCTGGGGTACTCGGTGGGATGCTGACGTTAGGCATCGTCGGACTGTTTGTCGGCCCGGTGATTCTCGCGGTGACATACACGCTGCTGATGGCGTGGATCAACGAGGGACTAAACCGTCCGGCGACAGCACCGAGCGGTGCACCGCTGGCGTCGCATGCGGATGAGAAAGTCTTGCCGGAAAGTACGCCGGATGCGGCACCGAAGGCACTCTCGACGGCCGCACCGGACGTCAAAAAACCTCGCTGA
- the astE gene encoding succinylglutamate desuccinylase: protein MTDAKRSALRHWLSDVRESRDHPHDAGIDPCGVHWQRHAEGVLELTPPGMVAAPTTSDVSESSDATSASAAGHTGRPGHRYDAILSCGIHGDETAPIEIVDGILHDIADGKLTLRERVLVVLGNPDAVRAGKRYLEYDLNRLFQGAHAKRAESPAVQRARELEVIVAQFFAGVDGVRRQRRHVDMHTAIRASLFPRFAVVPGTPERPPQSAWFDALAAADIEATMRTEQPSVTFSYYTCARFGAESCTLELGKVAPFGENRLADFAGIDAALRRWLSGGDMAAREDGQVLQAKRFRVAAEIVRRTDAFVLDVPADTPNFTAYPAGTVLARDGENTYTVSHPEERIVFPNPNVANGLRAGVMVVPE, encoded by the coding sequence ATGACCGACGCCAAACGTTCAGCCCTTCGTCATTGGCTCAGTGACGTACGCGAATCGCGAGATCATCCGCATGACGCAGGCATCGATCCTTGCGGAGTGCACTGGCAGCGGCACGCAGAGGGTGTGCTGGAATTGACGCCGCCGGGGATGGTTGCTGCCCCCACGACGTCAGATGTGTCCGAATCTTCCGACGCCACATCCGCATCCGCAGCAGGCCATACGGGCCGTCCTGGCCATCGTTATGACGCCATCCTCTCCTGCGGCATTCACGGAGACGAGACCGCCCCCATCGAAATCGTCGACGGCATCTTGCACGACATCGCTGACGGAAAATTGACGCTGCGCGAGCGTGTGCTCGTAGTGCTCGGCAACCCGGATGCCGTGCGCGCAGGTAAGCGCTATCTCGAATACGACCTCAATCGCCTGTTTCAGGGTGCACACGCCAAGCGCGCCGAGTCGCCTGCCGTTCAGCGCGCACGCGAGTTGGAAGTCATCGTGGCGCAGTTCTTTGCGGGGGTAGACGGCGTTCGCCGTCAACGACGTCACGTCGACATGCACACCGCGATTCGCGCTTCACTGTTCCCTCGCTTTGCCGTCGTCCCTGGCACGCCGGAACGTCCTCCTCAGTCGGCCTGGTTCGACGCACTCGCCGCCGCCGATATCGAAGCGACGATGCGCACTGAACAGCCGTCCGTCACGTTCTCCTACTACACTTGCGCCCGTTTCGGGGCCGAGAGTTGCACGCTGGAGCTGGGCAAGGTTGCGCCCTTCGGCGAGAACCGGCTGGCCGACTTCGCGGGCATCGACGCCGCGTTGCGCCGATGGTTGTCCGGCGGTGACATGGCGGCACGCGAAGATGGACAGGTGTTGCAGGCGAAACGATTTCGGGTGGCGGCCGAAATCGTGCGCCGTACGGATGCATTCGTCCTCGACGTGCCCGCCGACACGCCGAACTTCACGGCGTATCCCGCAGGTACCGTACTAGCGCGCGACGGCGAGAACACCTACACCGTTTCGCATCCGGAAGAGCGCATCGTGTTTCCCAATCCGAATGTAGCGAACGGCCTGCGTGCAGGCGTCATGGTCGTGCCTGAGTAA
- the astD gene encoding succinylglutamate-semialdehyde dehydrogenase — MTDLYIEGVWRAGNGAQFCSLDPMSGDVVWRGHAADAADVDAAVQAARRAQRDWARLGVDARLAILQRFAAIVSANTETLAHAIGRETGKPLWEARTEVATMSAKVVNSARAYQERTGERRTQVADGESVVRHRAHGVMAVFGPYNFPGHLPNGHIVPALLAGNTVVFKPSELAPGVAQRTLACWIEAGLPPGVLNLVQGARETGVALAAHDAIDGVCFTGSSATGRALHQQFAGRPDKMLALEMGGNNPLIVETPANVDAAVHVAVQSAFLSAGQRCTCARRLLVPKGGQGDAFVERLAYVTQRISVGRYDAEPQPFMGAVVSLQAARRMTAAQAGLVGLGARTIVPLSQPDGRSALLTPGLIDVTALAERDALPDEEYFGPLLQVLRYDTFDDAIQLANRTRYGLAAGLLSDDPARYEQFLAEIRAGVVNWNRPTTGAAGAAPFGGVGASGNHRPSAWYAADYCAYPIASMETDRLAMPERLSPGLNFGAA, encoded by the coding sequence ATGACCGATCTGTACATCGAAGGTGTCTGGCGCGCTGGCAACGGTGCGCAATTCTGCTCTCTCGATCCGATGTCGGGCGACGTCGTCTGGCGCGGGCATGCTGCCGATGCGGCGGACGTGGACGCTGCGGTACAGGCAGCGCGTCGTGCCCAACGCGACTGGGCGCGGCTCGGCGTCGATGCGCGTCTGGCCATCTTGCAGCGCTTCGCAGCGATCGTGAGCGCGAACACGGAAACATTGGCGCACGCCATCGGCCGCGAAACCGGCAAGCCGCTCTGGGAAGCGCGCACCGAAGTCGCGACGATGTCCGCCAAAGTGGTCAACTCGGCCAGAGCCTATCAGGAGCGAACCGGCGAGCGACGCACTCAGGTCGCCGACGGCGAGAGTGTCGTGCGGCACCGCGCCCACGGCGTGATGGCCGTCTTTGGCCCGTACAACTTTCCCGGGCATCTCCCGAACGGGCACATCGTGCCCGCACTTCTCGCGGGCAATACCGTGGTGTTCAAACCCAGCGAACTGGCACCCGGCGTCGCGCAGCGTACGCTGGCATGCTGGATCGAAGCCGGTTTGCCGCCGGGAGTGCTCAATCTTGTGCAAGGTGCGCGCGAGACCGGCGTCGCGCTGGCCGCACATGACGCTATCGACGGCGTGTGCTTCACGGGCAGTTCTGCCACGGGGCGTGCGCTTCACCAGCAATTCGCAGGGCGACCGGACAAGATGCTCGCGCTTGAGATGGGCGGCAATAATCCGTTGATCGTCGAAACACCCGCGAACGTCGACGCCGCAGTGCACGTCGCCGTGCAGTCGGCCTTTCTATCCGCCGGACAGCGATGCACCTGCGCGCGCAGGTTGCTGGTGCCCAAAGGCGGGCAGGGCGATGCGTTCGTCGAGCGGCTGGCGTACGTCACGCAACGCATCAGCGTCGGTCGCTACGACGCCGAGCCGCAGCCATTCATGGGCGCGGTGGTGTCGTTGCAGGCCGCACGTCGCATGACGGCTGCGCAGGCCGGTTTGGTGGGGCTGGGGGCGCGCACCATTGTGCCGTTGTCTCAGCCCGATGGTCGCTCGGCGTTGCTGACGCCGGGTCTGATCGACGTCACGGCGCTTGCCGAACGCGATGCCTTGCCCGACGAGGAGTACTTTGGACCGTTGCTTCAGGTGCTGCGGTACGACACATTCGACGACGCCATCCAGCTCGCGAACCGCACCCGCTACGGACTCGCCGCCGGGTTACTGTCCGACGATCCCGCGCGATACGAACAGTTTCTGGCCGAGATACGGGCAGGCGTCGTCAACTGGAACCGTCCGACGACAGGGGCGGCGGGGGCCGCTCCGTTCGGTGGGGTGGGCGCGTCGGGCAATCATCGACCAAGTGCATGGTATGCCGCCGATTACTGCGCGTACCCGATAGCGTCGATGGAGACAGACCGCCTGGCGATGCCGGAACGCCTGAGTCCGGGATTGAATTTTGGTGCAGCGTGA
- the astB gene encoding N-succinylarginine dihydrolase, translating into MTRFALEANFDGLVGPTHNYAGLSFGNVASANNANRVSNPREAALQGLAKMKALADMGYAQGVLPPQERPSVALLRTLGFSGDDGTVIREAARSAPGLLGAACSAASMWTANAATVSPSADTSDARVHFTAANLCSKLHRAIEHETTSRVLRAAFPDEAHFAHHDALPGWPSLGDEGAANHTRLCGAYGERGVEFFVYGRDDLATGAAPRRFPARQTLQASQAIARLHGLNEADVVFAQQHPDAIDAGVFHNDVIAVGNGNVLFCHAQAFLDQAAVLATLRERLAAQGTSLEVVEVSATDVSMEDTVGSYLFNSQLLARTPEARGGMRLVVPQECRERPAVWRYLESLVASGGPIRELHVFDLRESMRNGGGPACLRLRVVLTEQERQAAHAGLWMDDTRYATLTDWVKRHYRDRLAVADLADPALLDECRTALDELTQLLALGSLYPFQRVA; encoded by the coding sequence ATGACGCGCTTTGCCCTCGAAGCCAACTTCGACGGATTGGTCGGCCCCACGCATAACTATGCGGGTTTATCGTTTGGCAACGTGGCGTCAGCCAACAACGCCAATCGCGTATCGAACCCGCGCGAGGCCGCGTTACAGGGGCTCGCCAAGATGAAAGCGCTGGCCGACATGGGCTATGCGCAGGGTGTGTTGCCGCCGCAGGAGCGTCCGTCGGTCGCGTTGTTGCGCACGCTCGGGTTTTCGGGGGACGACGGCACCGTCATTCGTGAGGCCGCTCGCAGCGCACCGGGACTACTGGGGGCCGCCTGCTCAGCGGCGAGCATGTGGACAGCCAATGCCGCGACCGTCAGTCCGTCGGCCGACACGTCCGACGCTCGCGTGCATTTCACTGCGGCGAACCTCTGCAGCAAGCTGCACCGCGCCATCGAACACGAGACCACGTCGCGCGTGCTGCGTGCCGCGTTTCCCGACGAGGCCCATTTTGCGCATCACGACGCGTTGCCCGGCTGGCCGTCGCTCGGCGATGAGGGCGCCGCCAACCACACGCGACTATGTGGCGCGTATGGCGAGCGCGGCGTCGAGTTCTTCGTCTACGGTCGCGACGACCTCGCCACCGGCGCCGCGCCCCGGCGCTTTCCCGCCCGTCAGACGTTGCAGGCGAGTCAGGCCATCGCCCGCCTGCACGGTTTGAACGAGGCGGATGTCGTCTTCGCCCAGCAACATCCCGACGCCATCGACGCGGGCGTCTTCCATAACGACGTGATTGCGGTGGGCAACGGCAACGTGCTGTTCTGCCATGCACAGGCATTCCTCGATCAGGCGGCCGTGCTGGCCACGCTGCGCGAACGGCTGGCCGCACAGGGCACGTCGCTCGAAGTCGTCGAGGTCTCGGCTACCGACGTGTCGATGGAAGACACCGTGGGCAGTTACCTGTTTAACAGTCAGTTGCTTGCGAGAACGCCGGAGGCGCGGGGCGGCATGCGACTGGTCGTGCCACAGGAATGCCGCGAGCGCCCGGCAGTATGGCGTTATCTAGAGTCGCTAGTCGCCAGCGGTGGGCCGATTCGCGAGCTGCACGTTTTCGATTTGCGCGAAAGCATGCGTAACGGTGGTGGACCGGCGTGTCTGCGGCTGCGGGTGGTGCTCACCGAGCAAGAACGTCAGGCGGCCCACGCGGGGTTGTGGATGGACGATACCCGCTACGCCACCTTGACCGATTGGGTGAAGCGTCACTACCGCGACCGGTTGGCGGTGGCCGATCTCGCCGATCCTGCGTTGCTCGACGAGTGCCGCACCGCGCTCGACGAGCTGACGCAACTGCTTGCTCTCGGCAGCCTGTACCCCTTCCAGCGCGTGGCGTGA
- a CDS encoding NADPH-dependent FMN reductase → MTTIIGLSGSLRKGSYNTALLMAAKAEAPAGVTLDVRTLHGIPLYDGDLEASEGIPAAVTVLKDAIAQADGLLLATPEYNNGIPGVFKNALDWLSRPPADSARVFRDKPVAIMGASPGGFGTILSQNAWLPVLHTLQTTPWWQGRLMVSHANKAVDADGNLVDDAVRQQVKDFVAGFVEFLG, encoded by the coding sequence ATGACGACGATCATTGGTTTGTCCGGCAGCCTCCGCAAGGGCTCTTACAACACGGCACTGCTGATGGCCGCCAAGGCGGAGGCACCGGCGGGCGTCACCCTGGACGTCAGAACCCTTCACGGCATTCCGCTGTATGACGGCGATCTCGAAGCGAGCGAGGGGATCCCGGCGGCGGTCACAGTTCTGAAGGATGCCATCGCACAGGCCGACGGCCTGCTGCTCGCGACACCCGAGTACAACAACGGCATACCGGGCGTGTTCAAGAATGCGCTGGATTGGCTATCGCGTCCGCCAGCAGATAGTGCGCGGGTGTTCCGCGACAAGCCGGTGGCGATCATGGGCGCATCGCCCGGCGGTTTCGGCACCATCCTCAGCCAGAACGCCTGGTTGCCGGTGCTGCACACCTTACAAACCACGCCCTGGTGGCAGGGGCGGTTGATGGTGTCGCATGCGAACAAGGCCGTCGACGCGGATGGCAATCTTGTGGACGACGCTGTGCGTCAACAAGTGAAGGATTTTGTCGCAGGCTTCGTCGAATTCCTAGGGTAG
- a CDS encoding DUF1488 domain-containing protein, translated as MQIEFPDHRPMFNYEELTIEFAVVVNGRPIDCAVSAEALESHFHAHSARADDLLHAFEHGRSRIHALTREYLAMGLPGPVLLRSGHFRWAQSQSARR; from the coding sequence ATGCAGATCGAGTTTCCGGATCACCGTCCCATGTTCAATTACGAAGAGCTGACGATCGAGTTTGCTGTCGTCGTCAATGGCCGCCCGATCGATTGTGCCGTCTCCGCCGAAGCGCTGGAATCCCACTTCCACGCCCACTCGGCACGCGCTGATGACCTGCTTCACGCGTTCGAACACGGTCGCAGCCGCATCCATGCCCTCACGCGCGAATACCTCGCGATGGGACTTCCCGGTCCCGTCCTGCTGCGCAGCGGGCATTTCCGCTGGGCGCAAAGTCAGAGCGCGCGCCGTTAA
- a CDS encoding DUF2964 family protein, with protein MGSEFRVVIASIAAFMTLGGAFATIHGLLYDKTHVMNGGVITVLFGILFVVVMLTPWPRDSEAETKSKS; from the coding sequence ATGGGCTCGGAATTTCGCGTCGTCATCGCCTCGATTGCGGCCTTCATGACGCTTGGCGGGGCATTCGCCACCATTCACGGACTGCTCTACGACAAGACGCACGTGATGAACGGCGGTGTTATCACGGTGCTGTTCGGGATTTTGTTCGTTGTCGTGATGCTCACACCCTGGCCGCGCGACAGCGAGGCCGAGACCAAGTCAAAGTCCTGA
- a CDS encoding DUF2964 family protein, whose translation MCSDTRVFIASIAAFVMLGGIFATIHGLLFNLPEVSRYGVAAVLAGATCTATMLIPWGARDES comes from the coding sequence ATGTGCTCCGATACCCGCGTCTTCATTGCCTCCATCGCCGCGTTCGTGATGCTAGGCGGCATTTTCGCCACAATCCACGGTTTGCTCTTCAACCTGCCCGAGGTGTCCCGCTACGGCGTGGCCGCCGTGCTGGCAGGGGCGACGTGCACCGCCACGATGCTGATTCCGTGGGGTGCGCGTGACGAGTCGTGA
- a CDS encoding class I SAM-dependent methyltransferase produces the protein MSSSEPPSMGRTAYASFAERYAEIAVTKPHNALYERPATRQLLGDVAGLHVLDAGCGPGINSAWLVEQGATVYGIDVTPEMIALARERCQGMAAAFDVQDLGAPFATLGDDSFDAIVSALALDYVEDLGPTFREFARVAKPGATLVWSMGHPMRDWLDERTRRNRSYFEITRFGMYWSGFGEPKPFVESYRRPLAGILNAAAAAGWRLEHMVEPLPLPEMKAVSPRLYDELSQAPAFMCLRARLQKPAP, from the coding sequence ATGTCGTCATCCGAACCGCCGTCGATGGGACGCACCGCTTACGCCAGTTTCGCCGAACGTTACGCGGAGATTGCCGTCACCAAGCCGCACAACGCGCTGTACGAGCGCCCTGCAACGCGCCAGTTGCTGGGCGACGTCGCCGGTCTGCATGTGCTCGATGCGGGCTGCGGGCCGGGCATCAACAGCGCGTGGCTTGTCGAGCAAGGGGCTACCGTCTATGGCATCGACGTGACGCCCGAAATGATCGCGCTGGCGCGCGAGCGTTGCCAGGGCATGGCCGCCGCTTTCGACGTGCAGGACCTCGGCGCACCGTTCGCCACACTCGGCGACGACAGCTTCGACGCGATCGTCAGCGCCCTCGCACTCGATTACGTGGAAGACCTCGGCCCGACGTTCCGTGAATTCGCGCGCGTCGCCAAACCCGGCGCAACGTTGGTCTGGTCGATGGGACACCCCATGCGCGACTGGCTCGACGAGCGCACGCGACGCAACCGCAGCTACTTCGAGATCACACGCTTCGGGATGTACTGGAGTGGGTTCGGCGAGCCGAAGCCCTTTGTCGAGTCTTACCGTCGTCCGCTGGCAGGCATTCTCAATGCCGCCGCAGCGGCTGGCTGGCGGCTTGAACACATGGTCGAACCGCTCCCGCTGCCGGAGATGAAAGCCGTCAGCCCCCGGCTTTATGACGAGCTATCCCAAGCCCCCGCGTTCATGTGTCTGCGGGCACGGCTACAGAAGCCCGCGCCATAA
- a CDS encoding TIGR03862 family flavoprotein: protein MPPLNAPHPSSDDLNAAPNPAIDVVDVAVIGAGPAGLMAAEVLSAAGWRVDVYDAMPSVGRKFLMAGKGGMNLTHSEPAEPFVARYGKRAGAVGQWLRRFSADDVRSWSHRLGVDTFVGTSGRVFPVDMKAAPLLRAWLSRLRASGVRLHVRHRWLGWDENAAAGPNHLRFATPTGERQVCAKAVVLTLGGASWPQLGSDAAWVPSLREHGVSVAPLIPANAGFEADWTPHMRERFAGHPVKSVTMTLPDGTTRQGEFVISEHGIEGSLVYAMCAPIRDAIRSSGSAQVYLDLLPDWSAERVAAEVARQRGSRSMASHLQSRLGIAGVKAALLRECLSRETFNDPAALAAGIKRLPLTLLRVRPIAEVISSAGGVSLESLDAQLMVKALPGVFCAGEMLDWEAPTGGYLLTACFASACVAGDGAAAYLEANR from the coding sequence ATGCCCCCATTGAACGCACCTCACCCCTCATCCGACGATCTGAATGCTGCCCCGAACCCCGCCATCGATGTTGTCGATGTGGCGGTGATCGGCGCGGGACCGGCCGGTCTGATGGCGGCCGAAGTGCTGTCGGCGGCGGGCTGGCGCGTGGACGTGTACGACGCCATGCCCTCGGTCGGACGCAAGTTCCTGATGGCGGGCAAAGGTGGCATGAACCTCACGCATAGCGAACCCGCCGAGCCGTTCGTGGCGCGCTACGGCAAGCGCGCCGGGGCCGTCGGTCAGTGGTTGCGTCGTTTCAGCGCAGACGACGTGCGCTCGTGGTCGCATCGCTTGGGCGTCGACACGTTCGTGGGCACGTCCGGCCGAGTGTTTCCTGTCGACATGAAAGCAGCGCCGTTGTTGCGTGCGTGGCTTTCGCGGCTGCGCGCGTCAGGGGTGCGCCTGCATGTGCGGCACCGTTGGCTTGGATGGGACGAGAATGCCGCAGCAGGACCGAATCATCTGCGCTTTGCGACGCCGACCGGTGAGCGTCAGGTCTGTGCGAAAGCGGTGGTGCTGACGCTCGGCGGCGCGAGCTGGCCGCAACTGGGGTCGGACGCCGCGTGGGTGCCGTCATTGCGCGAGCACGGCGTGAGTGTCGCGCCGCTGATTCCGGCGAACGCGGGCTTCGAGGCGGACTGGACGCCGCACATGCGCGAGCGCTTCGCGGGTCATCCTGTGAAGTCCGTCACGATGACGTTGCCCGACGGCACCACGCGCCAGGGCGAATTCGTGATCTCCGAACACGGCATCGAAGGCAGTCTCGTCTATGCGATGTGCGCGCCGATTCGCGACGCCATCCGGTCGAGCGGCAGCGCGCAGGTCTATCTGGATTTGCTGCCGGACTGGAGCGCAGAGCGCGTGGCGGCAGAAGTGGCGCGTCAGCGCGGGTCACGTTCGATGGCGAGCCACTTGCAGAGTCGTCTGGGTATCGCGGGCGTGAAGGCCGCACTGCTGCGCGAATGCTTGTCTCGCGAGACGTTCAACGACCCCGCAGCGCTGGCCGCAGGGATTAAGCGCTTGCCGCTGACATTGCTCAGAGTCCGGCCGATTGCCGAAGTCATCAGCAGCGCTGGTGGCGTGTCGCTGGAATCGCTGGATGCTCAACTGATGGTCAAGGCGCTGCCCGGCGTGTTCTGTGCGGGCGAGATGCTGGACTGGGAGGCGCCCACTGGGGGCTATCTGCTGACGGCCTGCTTTGCGAGCGCCTGTGTGGCGGGAGATGGCGCGGCCGCTTACCTCGAAGCGAACCGCTGA
- a CDS encoding methyltransferase has product MNNTPTLDWTEDGRPVTARWRSEAGVTPPRRVEVVDDTVTADEAYQLACGGTALLYRGDYQNARQLMQAMARRVDRPPHRPRRKPAAKDAPAPSPADAFHKHRMAQAQRARILGMVLIPLDADYGIPLRRAPDVREACTEAWGAPDANASVASLREILGLIGAHEWRKKGVAIPALGASIHPWYGVFSPVRGEYLQLIDQAPLPATSLAFDVGTGTGVIAALLARRGVQQVIGTDRDARALACARENITRLGYDRAVKIVDADLFPEGKAPLIVCNPPWLPAKANAPIEHAIYDPDSQMLKGFLNGLAAHLSPGGEGWLVMSDLAEHLGLRTRETLLSWIHGAGLVVLARHDVRANHPKAADANDPLHAARRAEVTSLWRLGVRPA; this is encoded by the coding sequence ATGAACAATACCCCGACGCTAGACTGGACCGAAGACGGTCGCCCCGTCACCGCCCGCTGGCGCTCAGAAGCCGGCGTCACGCCGCCGCGTCGCGTCGAAGTCGTCGACGACACCGTGACGGCCGACGAAGCCTATCAACTCGCCTGTGGCGGTACCGCCCTGCTCTATCGTGGCGATTACCAGAACGCGCGTCAGTTGATGCAAGCAATGGCGCGTCGCGTCGACCGTCCGCCGCATCGCCCGCGTCGCAAACCGGCCGCCAAGGATGCCCCGGCCCCGAGTCCCGCCGACGCTTTCCACAAGCACCGCATGGCACAGGCGCAGCGTGCGCGCATTCTCGGCATGGTGCTGATCCCGTTGGACGCCGACTACGGCATTCCGCTGCGCCGCGCCCCTGACGTACGTGAAGCCTGCACCGAAGCATGGGGCGCGCCGGACGCTAACGCCTCGGTCGCCTCGTTGCGTGAAATTCTCGGTCTGATCGGTGCGCACGAGTGGCGCAAGAAGGGTGTCGCGATTCCGGCGCTGGGTGCTTCCATCCACCCGTGGTATGGCGTGTTCTCGCCCGTGCGCGGCGAGTATCTCCAACTGATCGATCAGGCACCGCTGCCCGCCACGTCCCTCGCTTTCGACGTCGGTACGGGTACCGGGGTGATCGCGGCGCTGCTGGCACGTCGCGGTGTTCAGCAAGTCATCGGCACCGATCGCGATGCCCGTGCACTGGCCTGCGCGCGCGAGAACATTACGCGTCTTGGCTACGACCGCGCGGTGAAGATCGTCGACGCCGACCTGTTCCCGGAAGGCAAGGCGCCCCTGATCGTTTGTAATCCGCCGTGGCTGCCCGCGAAGGCCAATGCGCCGATCGAGCACGCCATTTACGATCCGGACAGCCAGATGCTCAAAGGCTTCCTGAACGGGCTCGCTGCGCATCTGAGCCCGGGCGGCGAAGGCTGGCTGGTGATGTCCGATCTCGCCGAGCATCTGGGCTTGCGCACGCGTGAGACGCTGCTGTCGTGGATTCACGGCGCGGGGCTCGTGGTGCTGGCGCGTCACGACGTGCGGGCCAATCACCCGAAGGCGGCCGATGCCAACGATCCGCTGCATGCCGCGCGACGCGCCGAAGTGACGTCGCTATGGCGTCTGGGTGTGCGCCCCGCCTAA